The nucleotide sequence TAGTGAAACCAAATGTCTATGATGTACTCTGCTGATAGTATCAACTTCGGCCCTGAACTCACGCTCTCCCTGCCCATTCCCAATCTTGAGCTTCTTGATAGCCACAGGGCGACCATCTGGCAAGATGCCCTTGTACACACACCCAAATCCACCTTCTCCCAAGAGGTTCTCATCCGAAAAGTCATTTGAGATTCCTGCCAAATTCTCCGGCGTGAACAGCATCCTCGAGTACCCTATCCCGGAGTCTGCCGGCGAGTAGGGGAACCCATGGCTCCCGGTACTGGACCTCATGAAGGGATAGCCCGGTGATCGTAAGTAGAACCCATCTGGCCAACACAAATACTGTAATGAGCATCGTCTAGGACTGGCTAAATTTAGAAACTGCAGATATAGAGATACATTTAACACTCGGGCGCTTATGTTTTCTAGTACCTGATGCTAGTGAGGATCCTGCAGATGAGGGGATGTAAttgggtggtggcggcgggggagCTGGTTGCTGCTGTGTCGGCAGTGCTGAGGGAGGCTCTGCCCGCCGTCGCTTCTTCTTGACAAGCCAAATGGTGGCACCGATGAAGCTGAGCATTGCAAGACCGGCAATTGCTACAATGGTGGTGGCAGTTTCCCTCGATATTTCGATGTTCTTGCCGCTGCCATTTGAGCGGGTCGAGTTTGAGTGTGGCCTCCCAGGCGAGCGTGGCGGCGCATAATGTGGCTTAAAatgatggcgcggcggcggcgggggagatgCAATTCTTGGCGGGGGAGGCGAATAGACTGCAACCGGCGTGGGtgctggagctggagctggagtaGGCGATGGCGATGGTGGGTGGGATGGAGGCGGGGCTGGTGGCGAGAGGACTactggcggcggcggggggagggacgggggcggcggcgacgggtacACGCGGGGCTGTACGCGTGGCTGGTCGGCCGCCATCGGTGGCGGTGGCGCCTGAACCTCGGCGGGAGGCGGCGAGGGCGATGGGGACGGCGGTGGAAGCGACGGAGGGGGCGCGTCGGGCGGCGGAGGCGACAatgccggcggtggcggcgaggacgGCAATGCTGGAGGAGGTGACGGCAATGGCTCGGGTGGCGGGGAGGCCGGAGGGGGGCTACTTACCGGCGGAGGGGACGCCGCGGGGGGCAAAGAATGGTAGGACGTGGAAACCGGCGGGGCCGAGGCGGAGGAGGAGTAGGGACAGCCCGGCGGGCGCGGCGCGGGCTGCGGCTGCCCATGCCCGCCCTGCGGCACGGCGTaagacgacgacgaggccggctGCGGAGGCATGAAGGGATCCGCGTAGCCGCCCAtccccaccaccaccgccgccctccGCAGGCACCTCCACAGCAGCGAGGCGTGGGCGCGCGCTGGCAGTGGCAGGCAGGGGATCTGCAGGTCCTCGCCGACGGCCAGATCTCCCGCCCGGCTTCGCCCCAATCAAGCAGCTCAGCGAACCACCGCTTCAATGGAAGGAAGCTGCCACCCACCCTGGCCTAGAGAgagagcctctctctctctctctctctcccgacaGCGACGTAGAGAGGAGATCCGAATCCTCCCGCCCACGCAAGTGGCGGCGCGCGCGCAGCAGATCACGCACGGCACGGCAGAGAACCCAGCGGCCGCGGAGGCCCTCGGGCGGGAAGCCGATCCTCCGTCGGCCAATGCAATGCAGCAGAGCACCGCGCACCGCTCGCCTCTCTGTGTGTCTCGCCTCAGCTGAGCTCACCTCACCTCAGCAGCACGCCGAGCTCATCTctttctggcgcctccctcccgtCCCTGCCCGCCTGCCTTGGTGTCCGTGGCTGCCTGGCTGGACAGTAGAGCATCACTAGTGGTGGTACTAGTATAATTTCCCCCCTCTATTTCCCATTGCTTCTTTTCTCAAAACAATTTTCTTCCTCGGGTGTGCGCGACCGGGGGAGGGGTTGGTGCCAGGTCCATATGGGAAATAGCTGGACTGCGAGGAGCAAGCGGTACTGGCGGTACAGTGCGGCAGCATAGCATAGGGAGCTGAGTCGGGCGAAAAAAGAAGGCTGGGAAATTGGGCATTTCCCGTGCAGACTGTCGCTTGCGGCCCCCGCCCCTCGCCTCCCCGCGGGTGGTGGAAACCGGGAAGAAACCGCAGAAGGAAGGGCGGCTGGCCTGGCCGCGACGACGCGCAGCACGCTCGGCCGGCCGGGCGGAACGACGAGGCAAGTTGCGGCTTGTTTTTTTTGGCTCGCGGCGAGCGTATGGTTCATCCTGCGGCGTGCGACGGTGGAGGGTGTACTCGTTATAGTTTACTGGGTACGATGCTGAGGGCAACGCTGACGGCTGGCTGGATGGATGCCTCCTGTCCTGGGTGGAGACTTTTTTTGGTGCCTActagtctctactcctaatgaagcagttggtagtctcgcttccaggttttttttcgtcccacctcacccggtttttttggtacttctttggtacttcctcccacctcccatCCGTTtcatttcgctggtttttttcgtccctcccctaccccaccggtttagtttcgcgtcaccctctcatacaacgaaaaaaatcttaacggatcataactttccatgcgtcaccctcccatcaatgcaatttgatttaggaaacatataataaattttaaggaaacaaaataacagactttaaagaaaaatccaattttaaggaaacaaatcaatcgatccatccaaatcaaacgatccatctcatcaatgcaatttgctttaggaaacatataatggatgtgaaggaaacaaataatagactatctaaatcaatcgatccatcccatcaatgcaatttgatttaggaaacatataataaattttaagaaaacaaataacagactttaaaaaaaatccaattttaaggaaacaaatcaatcgatccatccaaatcaaacgatccatctcatcaatgcaatttgctttaggaaacatataatggatgtgaaggaaacaaataatagactatccaaatcaatcgatccatcccatcaatgcaatttgatttaggaaacatataataaattttaagaaaacaaataacagactttaaagaAAAATCCAATTAACTAATCTCTACTCTTAAAGGCCCCTCGATTGATTTTTGTCCCTCGCTTCCTTTCCCAGCACTTATACAATGGAAGGAATTATAATCCACCTATTTGTTCTCCTATATATCCGTGCAGGCAACACAACATAAACCGGTGAAAAAAACACTCACCTCACACGTCCCCCTGCCTGCAATCCCGAAACGCCGCCATCGCTCCAGGCTCCAGCCTCCGCCGTCCTACATCTTGCCCCTCTCCAACCTCAGagacctccgccaccgccgccatctcggAACCCCAGTTCAGGGCAGGACTCAGAGAGGGTGTGGCTGTGGACGACGCTACCGCCGTCGCAGAACCCTAGGGCAGGGCGTGGTCGCGTTGCGGGCAGCGCGAGCGGCCGTGCGTCTCCCCCGTCAGGCTGTCCTCGGCAGGAACTCGGGACCTCCTCCTGACAGAGCTAAGGCCCTCCGAGGTCCAAGTCGCTGTGCGGCGTGCACAGTAATCTCCCCGGCCTACTATGTCTTCACGTCAATGCTCATGTGCTCCGACCCTCCCCGACCCCTCCCAGCAAGCAGCAGAGTCTCTCGGGTTCGAGCTCCAccgggccgccggcggcggcgtccatgtTCGTTGGGCGGAGCACAACGCTAGGTTTGAAATTCACCATGATGCTACTGATGAGGCTCTCCTTCTCCTTTGTTTCGTCTGGGTTTTTTCGTCCCCCCTCCCACCACCCCATCTCGTCTgggtttgaaatcaataagagcaaCACAAAGTCTAGGTCCCTGTCTCGGTGGCAGACGAAAGGAGAAGAAggattgatatgtatgagaatattaatattgaactcttaaagttaatgtggccccgttgcaacgcacgggcgttcttctagtagtagtagtagtgtggttTGAGGTGGGACGGGGCTGTCAAGGTTTCGGATTTCGGGTGACTTTTTGTTGCCCACGTCTTGCCATTTGTTGACCTTGGCTGGAAAAACAAACGCTGCTACGCGGTTTTTATCAGGCGAGGGGATGTGACGGCGGTACGAGTTTTCGTGGTTCGCCCGTTTCGATCATGCATGTCTCGTCGTGGTGGCAGTACGCAGCCATGGAGGTTAGGGGCGTGTGCGTTTCACTCGGTCAGATTCATAGGGTGTAATTTTGGGCTGTTAGGTTGCCTAGGCTGCATCAAATTTCTTGGCTGTACGAATCTCAGAGAACTTCCGGGCCAGGTTGAGTAGGAACGGCCGAATGGCTGTTTTTCTCAGACCCGGGCCCAAGCGAGTCCCGCGTGGCTACCGCTTGCACGTATGGAAAAGCGCGGGAGATGGACGTGACGCTTCATAACTCGTATGCGCTCTCTCGCCTCACCGCCCACCCTCGGTTACACA is from Triticum aestivum cultivar Chinese Spring chromosome 3A, IWGSC CS RefSeq v2.1, whole genome shotgun sequence and encodes:
- the LOC123061972 gene encoding proline-rich receptor-like protein kinase PERK9 isoform X1, whose translation is MGGYADPFMPPQPASSSSYAVPQGGHGQPQPAPRPPGCPYSSSASAPPVSTSYHSLPPAASPPPVSSPPPASPPPEPLPSPPPALPSSPPPPALSPPPPDAPPPSLPPPSPSPSPPPAEVQAPPPPMAADQPRVQPRVYPSPPPPSLPPPPPVVLSPPAPPPSHPPSPSPTPAPAPAPTPVAVYSPPPPRIASPPPPPRHHFKPHYAPPRSPGRPHSNSTRSNGSGKNIEISRETATTIVAIAGLAMLSFIGATIWLVKKKRRRAEPPSALPTQQQPAPPPPPPNYIPSSAGSSLASDGFYLRSPGYPFMRSSTGSHGFPYSPADSGIGYSRMLFTPENLAGISNDFSDENLLGEGGFGCVYKGILPDGRPVAIKKLKIGNGQGEREFRAEVDTISRVHHRHLVSLVGYCVSEGQRMLVYDFVPNNTLYYHLHVNEVPLDWRTRVKIAAGAARGIAYLHEDCHPRIIHRDIKSSNILLDNNFEAQVSDFGLARLAADSNTHVTTRVMGTFGYLAPEYALSGKLTAKSDLYSFGVVLLELITGRKPVDSSQPLGDESLVEWARPFLSQAIEHRDFGDLPDPRMENKFEENEMYHMIGAAAACIRHSAVMRPRMGQVVRALDSLADSNLNNGLQPGRSEVFLEPRTEEIRLFQLREFGSRECSDELSQASWRSRRDL
- the LOC123061972 gene encoding proline-rich receptor-like protein kinase PERK9 isoform X2, translated to MGGYADPFMPPQPASSSSYAVPQGGHGQPQPAPRPPGCPYSSSASAPPVSTSYHSLPPAASPPPVSSPPPASPPPEPLPSPPPALPSSPPPPALSPPPPDAPPPSLPPPSPSPSPPPAEVQAPPPPMAADQPRVQPRVYPSPPPPSLPPPPPVVLSPPAPPPSHPPSPSPTPAPAPAPTPVAVYSPPPPRIASPPPPPRHHFKPHYAPPRSPGRPHSNSTRSNGSGKNIEISRETATTIVAIAGLAMLSFIGATIWLVKKKRRRAEPPSALPTQQQPAPPPPPPNYIPSSAGSSLASDGFYLRSPGYPFMRSSTGSHGFPYSPADSGIGYSRMLFTPENLAGISNDFSDENLLGEGGFGCVYKGILPDGRPVAIKKLKIGNGQGEREFRAEVDTISRVHHRHLVSLVGYCVSEGQRMLVYDFVPNNTLYYHLHVNEVPLDWRTRVKIAAGAARGIAYLHEDCHPRIIHRDIKSSNILLDNNFEAQVSDFGLARLAADSNTHVTTRVMGTFGYLAPEYALSGKLTAKSDLYSFGVVLLELITGRKPVDSSQPLGDESLVEWVTRWLMLAVVLCWPLPLDPFP